Proteins encoded together in one Streptomyces sp. B1I3 window:
- a CDS encoding ComEC/Rec2 family competence protein → MAAWAASALALDVPGRWAAVGALLSACAALGLLVLPRAAAAVRARHPEADERGADLSRGAGEHGGGIRGAAERGADQVRGTDGSRAGRAREAGVSGSGRHRQTRLRTTAAAGVLLCAAAGAATAGLHGADTRTGPLPGLARDYARVEAEVTVTSDARQTRPQVRGDHSTPVSLLLNAEVDRLTAPDGTVTRVRTPVLLMVAPGAAADRWERLLPSTGLRVSGRLAPPHHDGERIAAVLGTDADEPPRVIAVPTFLQRGAGYLRAGLRDATDGLDADARALLPGLVVGDTSRVPPELHDAFKATDLTHLLAVSGANLSILLFLLIGPPGTALRSERRGLAPRLGISLRGTALLGGALALAFVIVCRPEPSVLRAAACGLITLLAIGTGRRRSLLPALAAAVLLLVLYDPWLARSYGFLLSVLATGALLTLAPRWSSALQRHGFPPRIAEMLAAAGAAQAVCAPVVVVLASRVSLVAIPCNLLAEPAVAPATILGFAALSVAPLSMPAAGALATVAGWPVGWIASVARTGAALPGAEAEWPGGWRGAALLAVLTTVLALSARRVARHPWVCSAAAFLLVLAVLRPVPLTRLMTGWPPPGWAFAMCDVGQGDAMVLAAGKATGVVVDTGPDPRLVDRCLRDLGVTRVPLLLLTHFHADHVRGLPGALRGREVGTVQTTGLDEPADQAAFVRRTAAAAHVPVVRASPGERRRVGPLDWRVLWPTADARGAALMTEEPNDSSVTLYVRSGALTLLLLGDLEPPSQQGLLRSYPALPQVDVLKVAHHGSAHQDPALLRSAHPRLALISCGADNPYGHPAARTVRTLTEGGARVLRTDTDGAVAVTGAGAGLRAAGRS, encoded by the coding sequence CTGGCCGCCTGGGCAGCCTCTGCCCTGGCTCTGGACGTGCCCGGGCGGTGGGCAGCGGTGGGGGCTCTGCTCAGCGCGTGCGCCGCGCTCGGACTCCTCGTCCTCCCCCGGGCAGCGGCGGCGGTCCGCGCGCGCCACCCGGAAGCGGATGAGCGCGGTGCCGACCTGTCCCGAGGCGCCGGTGAGCATGGTGGCGGGATCCGGGGCGCCGCTGAACGCGGTGCCGACCAGGTACGCGGCACCGATGGGAGCCGTGCCGGCCGAGCGCGCGAAGCCGGCGTGAGCGGTTCTGGCCGGCACCGGCAGACGCGGCTGCGGACGACCGCCGCTGCCGGAGTGCTCCTCTGCGCCGCGGCCGGAGCGGCCACGGCCGGACTCCACGGCGCGGACACCCGTACGGGCCCCCTCCCAGGGCTGGCCCGGGACTACGCACGGGTCGAGGCGGAGGTGACCGTCACCTCCGACGCACGGCAGACCAGGCCGCAGGTGCGGGGCGACCACAGCACGCCCGTCTCGCTGCTCCTGAACGCCGAAGTCGATCGGCTGACCGCCCCCGACGGCACGGTCACCAGGGTGCGTACCCCGGTCCTCCTCATGGTCGCGCCGGGTGCCGCCGCCGATCGGTGGGAGCGGCTGCTGCCCTCCACCGGGCTCCGTGTCAGCGGGAGGCTCGCACCACCGCACCACGACGGAGAGCGCATAGCAGCCGTGCTCGGCACGGACGCGGACGAGCCACCCCGCGTCATCGCGGTGCCGACCTTTCTCCAACGCGGCGCGGGGTATCTCCGCGCCGGCCTGCGGGATGCCACCGACGGGCTCGACGCCGACGCGCGGGCGCTCCTTCCGGGGCTCGTGGTCGGTGACACCTCGCGGGTCCCGCCCGAACTGCACGATGCCTTCAAGGCCACCGACCTCACCCACCTGCTGGCCGTGTCAGGTGCCAACCTGTCAATCCTCCTCTTCCTCCTCATCGGGCCACCGGGGACGGCCCTGCGCAGCGAACGCCGCGGTCTGGCACCCCGGCTGGGCATCTCCCTGCGCGGGACGGCTCTCCTCGGCGGGGCGCTCGCGCTCGCCTTCGTGATCGTCTGCCGCCCGGAACCGAGTGTGCTGCGCGCAGCCGCATGCGGTCTGATCACGCTGCTCGCCATCGGCACGGGACGCCGCAGGTCCCTGCTGCCCGCCCTGGCCGCCGCCGTCCTCCTGCTGGTGCTGTACGACCCATGGCTGGCGCGCAGTTACGGCTTCCTGCTGTCCGTGCTGGCCACCGGGGCGCTGCTGACCCTCGCACCGCGCTGGAGCAGCGCCCTGCAGCGGCACGGGTTCCCGCCGAGAATCGCCGAGATGCTGGCTGCCGCGGGTGCCGCTCAGGCCGTCTGCGCGCCCGTGGTCGTCGTCCTGGCCTCCCGGGTCAGTCTGGTCGCGATCCCCTGCAATCTGCTGGCCGAACCGGCGGTGGCGCCCGCGACGATCCTCGGGTTCGCCGCTCTCTCGGTGGCCCCGCTGTCGATGCCCGCGGCCGGCGCGCTGGCGACCGTCGCGGGATGGCCCGTCGGGTGGATCGCGTCCGTGGCCCGCACCGGAGCTGCCCTGCCCGGCGCGGAGGCCGAGTGGCCGGGCGGCTGGCGGGGCGCGGCGCTGCTGGCCGTCCTCACGACCGTACTCGCGCTGTCCGCCCGCCGTGTCGCACGTCATCCATGGGTCTGTTCGGCCGCCGCGTTCCTCCTCGTCCTGGCGGTCCTGCGCCCGGTGCCACTGACCAGGCTCATGACCGGATGGCCGCCGCCGGGCTGGGCGTTCGCCATGTGCGACGTGGGGCAGGGAGACGCCATGGTCCTCGCGGCGGGGAAGGCCACGGGAGTGGTCGTGGACACCGGCCCGGACCCCCGGCTCGTCGACCGGTGCCTACGCGATCTCGGCGTCACCCGCGTGCCGTTGCTGTTGCTGACCCATTTCCACGCAGACCACGTACGCGGTCTGCCGGGTGCGCTGCGGGGGCGGGAGGTCGGCACCGTCCAGACGACGGGACTCGACGAACCGGCGGATCAGGCCGCCTTCGTCCGGAGAACGGCCGCGGCGGCGCACGTCCCGGTGGTCCGAGCCTCGCCGGGGGAGCGCCGCAGGGTGGGCCCGCTCGACTGGCGGGTGCTCTGGCCGACGGCAGACGCGCGGGGAGCGGCCCTGATGACGGAGGAGCCCAACGACTCCAGCGTGACCCTGTACGTACGGTCCGGTGCGCTGACCCTGCTGCTCCTGGGCGACCTCGAACCGCCTTCGCAACAGGGGCTGTTGCGCAGTTATCCGGCGCTGCCCCAGGTCGATGTGCTCAAGGTCGCGCACCACGGCTCCGCCCATCAGGACCCCGCACTCCTGCGCAGCGCTCACCCGCGGCTCGCCCTCATCAGCTGCGGCGCGGACAACCCGTACGGGCACCCGGCGGCGCGTACGGTGCGGACTCTCACGGAAGGCGGGGCGCGGGTGCTGCGTACGGACACCGACGGAGCGGTCGCCGTGACGGGCGCCGGTGCGGGGCTTCGCGCGGCAGGCCGTTCATGA
- a CDS encoding pyridoxamine 5'-phosphate oxidase family protein: MTEREPARSPEQRKQDVLDRLEQDDDAWVATASHDGVPCLVPLSFVWDGETLLLATRRTNPTAVNVTPSGEIRVSLGHTRDVVLIEGTAEIVEGSALPGASGDAFAAKLDWDLRGRPAWVYLRITPRTVKAWREENELAGRDLMTDGVWLV, encoded by the coding sequence ATGACGGAGCGAGAGCCGGCACGCAGCCCGGAGCAGCGCAAGCAGGACGTACTCGATCGTCTGGAGCAGGACGACGACGCCTGGGTGGCCACGGCCTCCCACGACGGTGTGCCGTGCCTGGTGCCGTTGTCGTTCGTGTGGGACGGGGAAACGCTGCTCCTGGCCACCCGGCGCACCAACCCGACCGCTGTCAACGTGACGCCGTCCGGGGAGATCAGGGTCAGCCTGGGCCATACACGGGACGTGGTGCTGATCGAGGGCACTGCCGAGATCGTGGAAGGGTCCGCGCTCCCCGGCGCGTCGGGGGACGCCTTCGCGGCGAAGCTCGACTGGGACCTTCGCGGCCGGCCCGCCTGGGTGTACCTGCGGATCACGCCCCGCACGGTCAAGGCCTGGCGGGAGGAGAACGAGCTGGCCGGACGCGATCTGATGACGGATGGCGTGTGGCTGGTCTGA
- a CDS encoding ComEA family DNA-binding protein — MAGPALRERLPLWVQLRCGLEPRTLAALAVVLVGAAVFAAAHFWSARPEPVRAPEQVTEAAAARVVGPEGADRLVPGPLPGPEPSSRASAPAAGGGQIVVDVSGKVRRPGIRRLPAGSRVADALRAAGGVREGTDVTGLNRARVLTDGEQVAVGVPAAQAATGTTAGGGGGGIGAGQAGPAAPVSLSTATAEQLETLPGVGPVLAQHILDYRTEHGGFRSVDELREVNGIGDRRFADLRPLVRP; from the coding sequence GTGGCCGGGCCCGCTCTGCGCGAACGGCTCCCGCTGTGGGTCCAGCTGCGATGCGGCCTGGAGCCCCGGACACTTGCCGCGCTCGCCGTCGTCCTGGTCGGGGCAGCGGTCTTCGCCGCGGCCCACTTCTGGTCGGCTCGCCCCGAGCCCGTGCGAGCTCCCGAGCAGGTGACGGAGGCGGCCGCGGCCCGCGTGGTGGGGCCCGAGGGCGCGGACCGGCTCGTTCCAGGGCCCCTGCCAGGGCCCGAGCCTTCCTCCAGGGCTTCCGCCCCTGCGGCGGGCGGCGGGCAGATCGTCGTCGACGTGAGCGGCAAGGTGCGCCGGCCTGGGATCCGGCGTCTGCCGGCCGGCTCACGGGTGGCTGACGCGTTGCGGGCGGCGGGAGGCGTGCGCGAGGGCACGGATGTCACCGGACTCAACCGGGCCCGCGTTCTGACGGACGGCGAGCAGGTGGCCGTGGGCGTGCCCGCGGCACAGGCCGCCACCGGCACGACAGCGGGAGGCGGTGGTGGCGGCATCGGCGCGGGGCAGGCAGGACCGGCAGCGCCGGTGAGCCTTTCCACGGCCACGGCCGAGCAGCTCGAAACCCTGCCCGGGGTCGGGCCGGTCCTCGCCCAGCACATCCTCGACTACCGCACGGAACACGGGGGTTTCCGGTCCGTCGACGAGCTCCGCGAGGTCAACGGCATCGGTGACCGCCGGTTCGCAGACCTGCGGCCACTGGTCCGGCCGTGA